One Natrinema longum genomic window carries:
- a CDS encoding cobalt-precorrin-7 (C(5))-methyltransferase produces MSDEYDLDAGPDPATFAADAAEPDLDEGAAPEGQRGEGGETAEAGDPVYVVGVGPGNQEYLTPRGERAIREADVVVGFTTVVEFIEDLTDADLLTCGYRDEAEALEEFAERVAAGESGTAVAMGDPNHSGYQFVGKVQAAVEREARNREADPRPVRVVPGISSLQMAASRARTPMEDTEFVTLHKSGDLESDLDRLAAAVGERHLLVLPRPYDRMPGDIAAFLLESGADPDLEALVLEKLTHDDEAIHRFTLGELSAHAGGSGKAETPFSDLVVLAVRR; encoded by the coding sequence ATGAGCGACGAGTACGACCTCGACGCGGGACCGGATCCGGCGACGTTCGCCGCGGACGCTGCAGAGCCCGATCTCGACGAGGGCGCTGCGCCAGAGGGGCAGCGAGGCGAAGGCGGTGAAACCGCCGAAGCCGGCGACCCCGTCTACGTCGTCGGCGTCGGCCCCGGCAATCAGGAGTATCTCACCCCTCGCGGCGAGCGGGCGATCCGCGAGGCCGACGTCGTCGTCGGTTTCACGACTGTCGTGGAGTTCATCGAGGACCTGACCGACGCCGACCTGCTGACCTGTGGCTACAGGGACGAAGCCGAAGCACTCGAGGAGTTCGCCGAGCGCGTCGCCGCCGGCGAGTCGGGAACCGCGGTCGCGATGGGCGATCCCAACCACTCGGGCTACCAGTTCGTCGGCAAGGTCCAGGCTGCCGTCGAGCGGGAGGCGAGGAATCGGGAGGCCGATCCGAGACCCGTCCGCGTCGTCCCCGGCATCTCGTCGCTCCAGATGGCCGCCAGCCGCGCCCGGACGCCCATGGAGGACACCGAGTTCGTCACGCTGCACAAAAGCGGCGACCTCGAGTCGGACCTGGACAGGCTCGCCGCCGCGGTGGGCGAGCGCCACCTGCTCGTGCTCCCGCGACCCTACGACCGGATGCCCGGCGACATCGCGGCGTTCCTGCTCGAGTCGGGTGCCGATCCCGACCTCGAGGCGCTGGTCCTCGAGAAGTTGACCCACGACGACGAGGCGATCCACCGGTTCACGCTCGGCGAGTTGTCGGCCCATGCTGGTGGGAGCGGGAAAGCGGAGACGCCGTTCTCCGATCTGGTCGTGCTGGCAGTCCGACGCTGA
- a CDS encoding precorrin-8X methylmutase, producing the protein MTDQDFEEEYADLGATTQNAMDIAETSMDIVRQFTPDETLADRVRQKSVHSMGDIEFQHLIEFTGSDDLGADEDAPVRAGARAVLDEADIFTDITMVKAGVTGRGHDCEVSKAIGHGKELAAETGMTRTAAAMLELDKEDAFEDAIVTIGNAPTAALALADCIEQGTRPAVVVANPVGFVKAEESRGRIREVSEEYGVPAITHRGRRGGSGLAAALTNELIHVATDARTDEIDLELDAETRAADGRNR; encoded by the coding sequence ATGACTGATCAGGACTTCGAGGAGGAGTACGCCGATCTGGGAGCAACGACACAGAACGCGATGGACATCGCGGAGACGAGCATGGACATCGTCAGGCAGTTCACGCCCGACGAGACGCTGGCCGACCGCGTGCGCCAGAAATCGGTCCACTCGATGGGCGACATCGAGTTCCAGCATCTCATCGAGTTCACGGGGAGCGACGACCTCGGTGCCGACGAGGACGCACCGGTCCGTGCCGGTGCACGGGCCGTGCTCGACGAGGCCGACATCTTTACCGACATCACGATGGTGAAAGCCGGCGTCACGGGCCGGGGCCACGACTGTGAGGTCTCGAAAGCTATCGGCCACGGGAAGGAACTCGCCGCCGAGACCGGGATGACCCGAACCGCTGCGGCGATGCTCGAACTCGACAAAGAGGACGCCTTCGAGGACGCGATCGTCACGATCGGGAACGCGCCGACGGCCGCGCTGGCGCTGGCGGACTGCATTGAGCAGGGGACCCGCCCGGCGGTCGTCGTCGCGAACCCGGTCGGCTTCGTCAAGGCCGAGGAGAGCCGCGGGCGCATCCGCGAGGTCAGCGAGGAGTACGGCGTGCCCGCGATCACCCACCGCGGCCGCCGGGGCGGCAGCGGCCTCGCCGCGGCTCTGACGAACGAACTGATCCACGTCGCCACGGACGCACGAACCGACGAGATCGACCTCGAGCTCGACGCCGAGACGCGGGCTGCGGACGGCCGGAACCGATGA
- the cobN gene encoding cobaltochelatase subunit CobN has product MTTIGIYTATENELGSIGRAAGRLEDVELEVRSESDLEDEADVEEFVEELHDAAAAIFWLHGAEDSMPGYDYATGALAEAGVPLIVKATGDAFAFEDTTVSDGHRDRVYDYLEKGGTINVENLCRFLAAEYEGRDVEYDDPTELPTEGVYHPDHPGIEYAELLETHDPDKPTVAVWFYESHWTHENTRYVDAQVRALEEQGANALPIFCNPATDTDEQEDAEWVTDNWLIDDDGQSVVDAVLSSFMFSLSMDERGRSADDEGSSAEDVFLDRLGVPVLQTVTTMRSRSRYESSDTGVMGFELALSVALPEFDGNVITHPISGKERTDDEAGIGSAPKHHFPIEDRIDHATRLAVNWAELRHTPNEEKQVAVVLHNYPPSDDGIGTAFGLDSPESTVNLLAELDARGYDLGDEMPDDGQTLVEKLTAQLTLEDRWVAPEDVRDLSVDVVSPETYEAWFSEADERFQENIVEEWGDPPDRPFAIPGVEFGNVLVTVQPPRGFGMDPSKVYHDSNLQPPHDYYAFYGWLRNTFETDAVVHLGTHGSLEWLPGKTVGLDGESAPDQLVDDVPNVYPYIVNNPGEGTQAKRRSYAAIVDYLTPVMRNAGTYDELSELEELANQYREAGMEDARADDGDHLETLMREKVEELDLAVELGITGTIDEKADVRGPDEAGSSLAEGEVTGDEIDVDELVERIHEYLTDIKTTQIRLGLHTMSEPPEGERLTEYLVALTRLENPGAPSLRESVAGALGVDYEKMLNAPGEYDDALGMTYAEAADEVYETSVDLIETLAEHDFDIPVSEREAGPDDEVNVNLLIVDLETIGDGRAKSGAHNDLREALAYICEEAQPRVQGAEDEIPRTADALSGEYVPPGGSGAPTRGGVDLLPTARNFYTLDPRKVPAKAAWQVGSEVAEGVLERHHNETDEYPEEIGVVAWGTPTVRTRGETIAQVLAMMGVEPQWTDAGRIDDVEPIPLEELDRPRIDVTTRVSGLFRDAFPAAAGVIHDAVDAVVDLDEPHEMNYVKKHIEEEQAELEAKEDLDESAARKAAKHRVFTTRPGGYGAGTNKAVDEGNWDDRSDLAEVYVQWGGYAMGSRGRVSDAHDAFERRLSSVDATVKIEDTMEQDEFDSSDWYAFHGGFISAVSEISGAEPASYVGDSSDPDNVDVYTNEEKVRKAMRSRVLNPDWLESMEEHGYKGAGDLSTTVDVTLGWDATTGVVSDTLWEEVAEKFAFDDDRQDWMRDVNPWALESITDTLLEAIERDLWDADDEAVDRLRDLNLAVEGDLEARTTNEAVGATTDD; this is encoded by the coding sequence ATGACAACGATCGGGATATATACCGCGACGGAGAACGAACTCGGCTCGATCGGCCGGGCCGCCGGGCGTCTCGAGGACGTCGAACTCGAGGTCCGCTCGGAGAGCGACCTCGAAGACGAGGCCGACGTCGAGGAGTTCGTCGAGGAATTGCACGACGCCGCGGCAGCGATTTTCTGGCTGCACGGGGCCGAAGACAGCATGCCAGGCTACGACTACGCGACGGGTGCCCTCGCGGAGGCGGGCGTCCCGCTGATCGTGAAGGCGACCGGGGACGCCTTCGCGTTCGAGGACACGACGGTCTCGGACGGTCATCGAGATCGCGTCTACGACTACCTCGAGAAGGGCGGGACGATCAACGTCGAGAACCTGTGTCGATTCCTCGCCGCCGAGTACGAGGGTCGGGACGTGGAGTACGACGATCCGACGGAACTCCCCACGGAGGGCGTCTACCACCCCGACCATCCGGGAATCGAGTACGCGGAACTCCTCGAAACTCACGACCCCGACAAGCCGACGGTCGCAGTCTGGTTCTACGAATCGCACTGGACGCACGAGAACACCCGCTACGTCGACGCGCAGGTCCGGGCGCTCGAGGAGCAGGGTGCCAACGCCCTGCCGATCTTCTGTAACCCGGCCACCGATACGGACGAACAGGAAGACGCCGAGTGGGTGACCGACAACTGGCTCATCGATGATGATGGCCAGTCCGTCGTCGACGCCGTGCTCTCCTCGTTTATGTTCTCTCTCTCGATGGACGAGCGCGGCCGTAGCGCCGACGACGAAGGCAGCAGTGCGGAGGACGTCTTCCTCGACCGGCTCGGCGTGCCCGTCCTGCAGACGGTCACCACGATGCGCTCGCGCTCGCGCTACGAATCCAGTGACACGGGCGTGATGGGCTTCGAACTCGCCCTCTCGGTCGCGCTGCCGGAGTTCGACGGGAACGTGATTACCCACCCCATCTCGGGGAAGGAACGCACCGACGACGAGGCCGGTATCGGCTCCGCGCCGAAACACCACTTCCCCATCGAGGATCGGATCGACCACGCGACCCGACTGGCGGTCAACTGGGCAGAACTCCGACACACACCCAACGAGGAGAAGCAGGTCGCCGTGGTCCTCCACAACTACCCGCCCAGCGACGACGGGATCGGGACCGCGTTCGGCCTCGATTCGCCGGAGTCGACGGTCAATCTGCTCGCGGAACTCGACGCTCGAGGGTACGATCTCGGCGACGAGATGCCCGACGACGGCCAGACGCTGGTGGAGAAATTGACCGCACAGCTCACGCTCGAGGACCGGTGGGTCGCGCCGGAGGACGTGCGCGATCTCTCGGTCGACGTGGTCTCGCCGGAGACGTACGAAGCGTGGTTCTCGGAGGCCGACGAGCGGTTTCAGGAGAACATCGTCGAAGAGTGGGGCGACCCACCGGACCGCCCGTTCGCGATTCCGGGCGTCGAGTTCGGGAACGTGCTCGTCACCGTCCAGCCGCCCCGTGGGTTCGGCATGGACCCCTCGAAGGTCTACCACGACTCGAACCTCCAGCCGCCACACGACTACTACGCCTTCTACGGCTGGCTTCGAAATACGTTCGAGACCGATGCAGTGGTCCATCTGGGAACCCACGGCAGCCTCGAGTGGCTCCCCGGCAAGACCGTCGGGCTCGACGGCGAGAGCGCGCCCGATCAGCTGGTGGACGACGTCCCGAACGTCTACCCGTACATCGTCAATAACCCGGGTGAAGGGACGCAGGCCAAGCGCCGTTCCTACGCGGCGATCGTCGACTATCTGACGCCCGTCATGCGAAACGCCGGGACGTACGACGAGTTATCGGAACTCGAGGAACTGGCAAACCAGTACCGCGAGGCCGGAATGGAAGACGCCCGCGCCGACGACGGCGACCACCTCGAGACCCTCATGCGTGAGAAAGTCGAGGAACTCGACCTCGCCGTCGAACTCGGCATCACGGGGACGATCGACGAGAAAGCCGACGTTCGCGGGCCCGACGAGGCGGGTTCGAGTCTCGCCGAGGGCGAGGTGACGGGAGACGAGATCGACGTCGACGAACTCGTCGAACGGATCCACGAGTACCTCACGGACATCAAGACGACCCAGATCCGGCTCGGACTCCACACCATGTCCGAGCCGCCGGAGGGCGAGCGCCTCACGGAGTATCTGGTCGCGCTGACCCGACTCGAGAACCCCGGCGCGCCGAGCCTGCGCGAGAGCGTCGCCGGCGCGCTGGGCGTCGACTACGAGAAAATGTTGAACGCGCCCGGCGAGTACGACGACGCCCTCGGGATGACCTACGCCGAGGCCGCCGACGAGGTCTACGAGACCAGCGTCGACCTGATCGAGACGCTCGCGGAACACGACTTCGACATCCCGGTCTCGGAGCGTGAGGCCGGCCCTGACGACGAAGTGAACGTCAACCTCCTGATCGTCGACCTCGAGACGATCGGCGACGGGCGCGCGAAGTCCGGCGCGCACAACGACCTGCGGGAGGCGCTGGCGTACATCTGCGAGGAAGCCCAGCCCCGCGTGCAGGGAGCCGAAGACGAGATTCCCAGGACCGCCGACGCCCTCTCGGGCGAGTACGTGCCGCCGGGTGGCTCCGGCGCGCCGACACGGGGCGGCGTCGACCTGCTGCCGACCGCGCGGAACTTCTACACGCTCGACCCGCGCAAAGTGCCGGCGAAGGCCGCCTGGCAGGTCGGCAGCGAGGTCGCCGAGGGCGTCTTAGAGCGCCACCACAACGAAACCGACGAGTACCCCGAGGAGATCGGCGTGGTCGCCTGGGGGACGCCGACCGTCCGCACCCGCGGCGAGACCATCGCCCAGGTGCTCGCGATGATGGGCGTCGAACCGCAGTGGACGGACGCCGGCCGCATCGACGACGTCGAGCCGATCCCGCTCGAGGAACTCGACAGACCCCGAATCGACGTGACGACGCGCGTCTCGGGACTGTTCCGCGACGCGTTCCCGGCCGCGGCGGGCGTCATCCACGACGCCGTGGACGCCGTCGTCGACCTCGACGAACCGCACGAAATGAACTACGTGAAGAAACACATCGAGGAAGAGCAGGCCGAACTCGAGGCCAAAGAGGATCTCGACGAGTCGGCCGCTCGAAAGGCCGCGAAACACCGCGTCTTCACGACCCGACCCGGCGGCTACGGTGCCGGGACCAACAAGGCCGTCGACGAGGGCAACTGGGACGACCGCTCCGATCTGGCCGAGGTGTACGTCCAGTGGGGCGGGTATGCGATGGGCTCTCGCGGTCGGGTGTCCGACGCTCACGACGCTTTCGAGCGTCGCCTCTCGAGCGTCGACGCGACGGTCAAGATCGAGGACACGATGGAGCAAGACGAGTTCGACTCCTCGGACTGGTACGCCTTCCACGGCGGCTTCATCTCCGCCGTGAGCGAGATTTCGGGCGCGGAACCGGCTTCCTACGTCGGCGACTCCTCAGATCCCGACAACGTCGATGTCTACACCAACGAGGAGAAGGTCCGCAAGGCGATGCGCTCGCGCGTGCTCAATCCCGACTGGCTCGAGTCCATGGAAGAACACGGCTACAAGGGCGCGGGCGACCTCTCGACGACGGTCGACGTGACGCTGGGCTGGGACGCGACTACCGGCGTCGTCTCGGATACGCTCTGGGAGGAAGTCGCCGAGAAGTTCGCATTCGACGACGACCGACAGGACTGGATGCGCGACGTGAACCCGTGGGCGCTCGAGTCCATCACGGACACCCTACTCGAGGCCATCGAGCGCGACCTGTGGGACGCCGACGACGAGGCGGTCGATCGACTGCGCGATCTCAACCTCGCGGTGGAGGGCGACCTCGAGGCGCGGACGACCAACGAGGCCGTGGGGGCAACGACCGATGACTGA
- a CDS encoding VWA domain-containing protein has translation MVANAGGKKLSSLPFPAIVGQDELKRVLLTVAANDGLDGALIVGEKGTAKSTAVRALVDLLPEQRAVADCPYGCSPDDPTHQCAGCRDRDSEELPIETRPVPLVTLPLGATRDRVVGTLSVEDALAGEADFDPGLLARANRGILYVDEVNLLDDHLVDVVLDAAASGVNTVERDGISVSHPAEFTLIGTMNPEEGDLRPQLRDRFALQATVEGCREVDDRVEIIDRALEVDGGSETDATTDYTDEIERLRNDLAAARDRLSSVDLPTDFKAEIAQLCLEAGVDGHRGDVATARTAMTLAALEGRETVIESDVYEAATYALPHRLRSTPFEDEPDLDDLLEDRFDDGAPDEEDGDGTESDADDGDGDEAGDESDPEPGDGDGRGDRGEGNGDEGPDDSADGDGAGDESDGDSEPEQRPQDGDEPASPNRSPADTGGEGSDDDSSEQESDADESPADGEDETGQPLVPGQQRAGVGDARAPDLETPTTERTENAAATGTRASTTPSTDNRGARVRTEPASGDGAIDAAASVRSAASRGESRVAEQDLRQSVRTGETAVTIVFAVDASASMRPAMRTAKGVVLELLRDSYEHRDQVAFVAFAGDDADVLLPPTDSVSLAARHLKDLPSGDRTPLPAGLETSRRVLERADTDASVVVLVTDGRANVADGSPTEATRTAARALATSDTRVIVVDAGDDSRAGLSELVAGETDGELVDLASLSVETVRAAAESAADDGQ, from the coding sequence ATGGTTGCAAACGCCGGGGGCAAAAAGCTGTCGTCACTCCCCTTTCCGGCGATCGTGGGACAGGACGAGCTGAAACGCGTGTTGCTCACCGTCGCGGCCAACGACGGCCTCGACGGGGCCCTGATCGTCGGCGAGAAAGGGACCGCGAAGTCGACCGCCGTCCGGGCGCTCGTCGATCTCCTGCCAGAGCAGCGGGCCGTCGCCGACTGCCCCTACGGCTGTTCGCCCGACGATCCGACCCACCAGTGTGCGGGCTGTCGCGACCGCGACTCCGAGGAGTTGCCGATCGAGACGCGACCCGTCCCCCTCGTGACCCTGCCGCTGGGTGCGACTCGAGACCGGGTCGTCGGCACCCTCTCCGTCGAGGACGCGCTGGCCGGCGAGGCCGACTTCGATCCCGGACTGCTGGCTCGCGCGAATCGCGGCATCCTCTACGTCGACGAGGTCAACCTGCTCGACGATCACCTCGTGGACGTCGTCCTCGATGCAGCCGCCAGCGGCGTCAACACCGTCGAGCGTGACGGGATCAGCGTCTCCCACCCCGCGGAGTTCACCCTGATCGGGACGATGAACCCCGAGGAGGGCGATCTGCGTCCCCAACTGCGGGACCGCTTCGCCCTCCAGGCGACCGTCGAGGGCTGTCGCGAGGTCGACGACCGCGTCGAGATCATCGATCGGGCCCTCGAGGTCGACGGCGGGAGTGAAACGGACGCCACGACGGACTATACCGACGAGATCGAGCGGCTCCGCAACGACCTGGCCGCGGCACGCGACCGCCTCTCGAGCGTCGACCTCCCGACCGATTTCAAGGCCGAAATCGCCCAGCTCTGTCTCGAGGCCGGCGTCGACGGCCACCGCGGCGACGTCGCGACCGCTCGAACCGCCATGACCCTGGCCGCACTCGAGGGGCGAGAGACCGTCATCGAGTCCGACGTGTACGAGGCGGCGACCTACGCGCTCCCACACCGCCTGCGGAGCACGCCCTTCGAAGACGAACCCGATCTCGACGACCTGCTCGAGGATCGGTTCGACGACGGGGCACCCGACGAGGAGGATGGGGACGGGACCGAGAGCGACGCGGACGACGGTGACGGCGACGAAGCCGGCGACGAATCCGATCCCGAACCCGGGGACGGTGACGGACGCGGTGATCGCGGCGAGGGAAACGGAGACGAGGGCCCCGACGACAGTGCGGACGGTGACGGGGCGGGCGACGAGTCCGACGGCGACTCCGAACCCGAGCAGCGACCGCAGGACGGCGACGAACCGGCCTCGCCGAATCGGTCACCCGCCGATACCGGTGGGGAGGGGTCGGACGACGACTCGAGCGAGCAGGAGTCGGACGCGGACGAGTCGCCAGCGGACGGCGAGGACGAAACCGGCCAGCCGCTGGTCCCCGGCCAGCAACGGGCCGGCGTGGGCGACGCACGGGCCCCGGACCTCGAGACGCCGACCACCGAGCGCACCGAGAACGCGGCAGCGACGGGAACCCGGGCGAGTACGACACCGAGTACGGACAACCGGGGCGCTCGGGTCCGCACCGAACCCGCCTCCGGCGACGGTGCGATCGACGCCGCGGCGTCGGTCCGGTCGGCAGCGAGCCGGGGCGAGTCTCGAGTCGCGGAACAGGATCTCCGACAGTCCGTTCGGACCGGCGAGACCGCGGTGACGATCGTCTTCGCCGTCGACGCCAGCGCCTCGATGCGCCCGGCGATGCGGACCGCGAAAGGCGTGGTCCTCGAACTCCTGCGGGACAGCTACGAACACCGCGATCAGGTCGCCTTCGTCGCCTTCGCCGGCGACGACGCCGACGTCTTGCTTCCGCCGACCGACAGCGTCTCGCTGGCGGCTCGACACCTCAAGGACCTTCCCTCGGGCGATCGGACGCCGCTGCCGGCCGGCCTCGAGACCTCTCGACGGGTCCTCGAGCGTGCCGACACCGACGCCTCGGTCGTCGTCCTCGTCACCGACGGGCGGGCCAACGTCGCCGACGGGAGCCCGACCGAAGCGACGCGAACCGCGGCACGAGCGCTCGCCACGAGCGATACTCGCGTGATCGTCGTCGACGCCGGCGACGACTCCCGGGCCGGCCTCTCGGAACTGGTCGCCGGCGAGACCGACGGCGAACTGGTCGACCTCGCCTCGTTGTCGGTCGAAACGGTTCGGGCCGCCGCCGAGAGCGCGGCCGACGACGGCCAGTAG
- a CDS encoding alpha/beta fold hydrolase: MAELELEDGTIWYETNGDGPPLVFVHGGWMDGTAWEPQVEHFADDYRVVTLDVRGHGATGRTEPSQYSIGLFTDDLEALCSELAIDRPILCGLSLGSMVVQEYLDRHPDGAAGAILGGAVRSMPPIELPTDVKSFWSPLPALSASLSLSGTEVTFRSMLYSIQATTGQRWLSVDPEIRADAIEEVGDISTAEFRKIFDALYRYDPPALTGIETPTLVVHGEQEAPLVKRQGQQIVSAVADGDQLELDNSGHLVNRDRPRAFNAVTSDFLAGLPA; the protein is encoded by the coding sequence ATGGCAGAACTCGAACTCGAGGACGGGACCATCTGGTACGAGACGAACGGCGACGGCCCACCGCTGGTGTTCGTCCACGGCGGCTGGATGGACGGCACGGCCTGGGAACCCCAGGTCGAGCACTTCGCCGACGACTATCGGGTCGTCACGCTCGACGTTCGGGGCCACGGAGCAACCGGTCGAACGGAGCCCAGCCAGTACTCGATCGGGCTCTTTACCGACGACCTCGAGGCGCTGTGTTCGGAACTCGCGATCGACCGGCCGATCCTCTGTGGGCTCTCGCTTGGATCGATGGTCGTCCAGGAGTATCTGGATCGGCATCCCGACGGCGCGGCGGGCGCGATTCTCGGCGGCGCAGTGCGGTCGATGCCCCCGATCGAGCTGCCGACGGACGTGAAGTCGTTCTGGTCGCCGCTTCCGGCGCTGTCCGCGTCGCTGTCGCTATCGGGAACCGAAGTCACGTTCCGATCGATGCTGTATTCCATTCAGGCGACGACCGGACAGCGGTGGCTGTCGGTCGATCCCGAGATCAGGGCCGACGCGATCGAGGAGGTCGGCGACATCTCGACCGCCGAGTTTCGGAAGATCTTCGACGCCCTCTATCGGTACGATCCGCCCGCACTGACCGGCATCGAAACGCCGACGCTCGTGGTCCACGGCGAGCAGGAAGCCCCGCTCGTCAAACGACAGGGACAACAGATCGTCTCGGCGGTCGCCGACGGCGACCAACTGGAACTCGATAATTCGGGACACCTCGTCAATCGGGACCGCCCTCGTGCGTTCAACGCGGTGACGAGTGACTTTCTCGCGGGGCTCCCGGCGTAG
- a CDS encoding MaoC family dehydratase, which translates to MSSQCPDADADTSLPAAEQWSSISKHVVNSYVEANNALLAAMGFSPSVGDASAPHLEVDSTTPTPAVEIAFGDETWVMERSADDYDSLGVGDYVRFRKPITDADVTAFAQVSGDTNRLHLESEFADATRFEGRIAHGTLVAGTISAALARFPGVTVYLSQDLEFAAPVRIGEYVTAECEIVESLGGDQYRLQTIVSDEDGETVIDGEAVVMIDELPAE; encoded by the coding sequence ATGAGTAGTCAATGTCCGGACGCCGACGCCGACACCTCCCTTCCAGCGGCCGAGCAGTGGTCCAGCATCTCGAAACACGTCGTCAATAGCTACGTCGAGGCCAACAACGCGCTCCTCGCCGCGATGGGGTTCAGCCCCTCGGTTGGAGACGCGTCCGCTCCCCACCTGGAGGTCGACTCGACGACGCCGACGCCGGCTGTGGAGATCGCGTTCGGCGACGAAACCTGGGTTATGGAGCGCTCGGCGGATGACTACGACTCGCTCGGGGTCGGCGATTACGTCCGCTTTCGGAAACCGATCACGGACGCCGACGTCACCGCCTTCGCACAGGTCTCCGGCGACACCAACCGGCTTCACCTCGAGTCCGAGTTCGCCGACGCCACCCGGTTCGAGGGGCGGATCGCCCACGGGACGCTCGTCGCGGGAACGATCAGCGCCGCGCTCGCACGGTTCCCCGGCGTAACGGTCTATCTCTCCCAGGACCTCGAGTTCGCGGCCCCGGTGCGAATTGGCGAGTACGTCACCGCCGAGTGCGAAATCGTCGAGAGCCTCGGCGGGGATCAGTACCGGTTACAGACGATCGTCAGCGACGAGGACGGCGAGACGGTCATCGATGGCGAGGCCGTCGTCATGATCGACGAGTTACCCGCCGAATGA
- a CDS encoding restriction endonuclease, with amino-acid sequence MAVLDELSGFEFEDVMEDVFRNLGYEDVRQASRTADEGRDITMVEVVDGTRRGIVVECKHTETVGRPVVQKLHSAIATFDHDGPKRGMVVTTGRFTGPAREYAERLDRTDDPYPIQLVDGRDLREIADEVGLDLYNGRIEILCDETFRPFDPARGIDAPVREAFRDVENVAPDELPDPHVQATFEPVVVISARTNAVFETSVGVIHRLDETTTFVVHAGRTRPRILDDDVGRLVTDNLRRTIELEETALEEVFDTVEVDRFGQTETEYKSWAVDRLRDRHTTTVTYTGDNNVTYEKTCEPRQSDVSVQSITPIYLPEVRQTTRLQQYSYAYEYYAAGPSRLPIEDGIHRCVHCDADSAASLTYCDNCGSINCEAHIRTERLEGEPVCTGCAVTERFALATKYFYDEANLEAFREEYEVMPLHRKAMENVPLAAGAVVSVLLVVLVGLVATGVL; translated from the coding sequence ATGGCGGTACTAGACGAGCTTTCGGGCTTCGAATTCGAGGACGTGATGGAGGACGTGTTTCGAAACCTTGGCTACGAAGACGTTCGCCAGGCGTCGCGAACGGCCGACGAGGGACGGGACATCACCATGGTGGAAGTCGTCGACGGAACCCGGCGGGGGATCGTCGTCGAGTGTAAGCACACCGAGACCGTCGGTCGGCCCGTCGTCCAGAAACTCCACTCCGCGATCGCGACGTTCGACCACGATGGCCCGAAACGCGGCATGGTCGTCACGACCGGACGCTTCACCGGTCCGGCTCGAGAGTACGCCGAGCGACTCGACCGGACCGACGACCCCTATCCGATCCAGCTCGTCGACGGGCGGGACCTCCGCGAGATCGCCGACGAAGTCGGCCTCGATCTCTACAACGGCCGCATCGAGATCCTCTGTGACGAGACGTTCCGACCGTTCGATCCCGCTCGCGGGATCGACGCTCCCGTCCGCGAGGCGTTTCGCGACGTCGAGAACGTCGCTCCCGACGAGCTTCCGGATCCTCACGTTCAGGCGACGTTCGAGCCGGTCGTCGTCATCAGCGCACGGACGAACGCCGTCTTCGAGACGTCGGTCGGCGTGATCCATCGCCTCGACGAGACGACCACGTTCGTCGTCCACGCGGGGCGGACCCGACCGCGAATCCTAGACGACGACGTCGGCCGGCTCGTCACCGACAACCTGCGACGAACGATCGAACTTGAGGAGACAGCGCTCGAGGAGGTGTTCGACACGGTCGAGGTAGATCGGTTCGGCCAGACCGAAACGGAATACAAGTCCTGGGCCGTCGATCGACTCCGGGATCGTCACACGACGACCGTGACCTACACCGGCGACAACAACGTGACCTACGAGAAGACCTGCGAGCCGCGCCAGTCGGACGTCTCCGTCCAGTCGATCACCCCCATCTATCTGCCCGAGGTTCGACAGACGACACGGTTGCAGCAGTACTCCTACGCGTACGAGTATTACGCTGCCGGCCCCTCCCGGCTCCCCATCGAGGACGGCATCCATCGCTGCGTCCACTGTGACGCGGACTCGGCCGCGTCATTGACCTACTGTGACAACTGTGGCAGCATCAACTGCGAGGCCCACATCCGGACCGAACGCCTCGAGGGCGAGCCGGTCTGTACCGGCTGTGCGGTCACCGAGCGGTTCGCGCTCGCGACCAAGTACTTCTACGACGAGGCGAACCTCGAGGCGTTCCGCGAGGAGTACGAGGTCATGCCCCTCCACCGGAAGGCGATGGAGAACGTGCCACTCGCCGCGGGGGCCGTCGTGTCGGTGCTCCTCGTCGTTCTCGTGGGGCTCGTCGCGACGGGCGTGCTCTGA
- a CDS encoding 2Fe-2S iron-sulfur cluster-binding protein, giving the protein MPTIEFEGETLEANTGDDLRRTLLDAGLTPHNGKAQYTNCHGNGICGTCAVEIVAGEAADPTKKERRRLRFPPHSPDSGLRLACQLSIEDDLVVRKHPGYWGQNIEHDEP; this is encoded by the coding sequence ATGCCCACAATCGAATTCGAGGGTGAAACGCTCGAGGCCAACACCGGGGACGACCTCCGTCGAACACTCCTCGATGCAGGGCTCACCCCGCACAACGGGAAAGCACAGTATACGAACTGTCACGGCAACGGGATCTGCGGAACGTGTGCCGTCGAAATCGTCGCGGGCGAGGCCGCCGATCCCACAAAGAAAGAGCGCCGTCGCCTCAGATTCCCGCCCCACAGTCCCGACTCCGGGCTCCGGTTAGCGTGTCAACTCTCGATCGAGGACGACCTCGTCGTTCGGAAACACCCGGGCTACTGGGGCCAGAACATCGAACACGACGAGCCGTGA